GGCCGTAATATCTTCAATCTTGACCTTGTCTCCAAAGAAGATATAACGATCGCACCAGCTCATTAATTGTTCTCGGCGAGTCGGTGAGACCAATAGCAACACAGAATCGTCTGTCACATATGCGTTAACCAGATCAATCGTGCGAGCCGTAGAAGTGACAAACACGCTCTCACAGCCTTCACCGGGTTTAAGAGTTTTGAAGACATTGGTGGTCTGGTTATGGAGAAAAGCCAGCCGATCCTGCTCGGTGAACTGCAGACGACCCCAATGGGTGCGATCACAGAGGGCTACCCCATCTTGAATCGCCTTTAAAGCGAATTCATCATTATCAAAACTGAGGATGGAGCTCTTATCCTCAGCCCATACTGCTCCATTTCGGCGTTGACAGTCCTGTAAGGTCTCAGACATCGTGGCGTTTATCCGTTATTCCTTGGGCAAGCTTGATTTTATTATTTCAGTGAAAAAGGAGGGCTAAATCATTAGCGTTGTTTACAGGTTATTGAAAAATACAAAAAAAGATTTCTTTTTACTAAGAAATTTAACGCAACTCTCTACTGGCAAACCTTTATTCGTGGCGATTAGCCGAAACAATTCTGTTCTATGAGATGATGATTGCCAGCATTATCTTTTCATTTATTCTATTACCCCTAGCTTCCAGCCATTTACAGGGGACCCTAAGATTTGAGAGGAGATTTATATCAATGACAATGGAAATGGTCAAACATGGTGGCGACCCCTTTGTTGGGGATCTCGCTACACCTGTGAATAGTTCTGGGATTGTAAAAGCCTGGATCAATAACCTACCGGCTTACCGCAAAGGCATGTCTGCCAATGCTCGGGGTTTAGAAATTGGGATGGCCCATGGCTATTACCTCTACGGTCCCTTTGCCACTTCAGGCCCTGTTCGAGGCACCACAATGGCGCTTGTATCGGGTGTACTATCCGCAAGCTGCGTCATTATCGTCTTAACCGTGGCAATGCAGCTCTATTCCAGTCTCTCTGTACCCAAGCCCCGCCCATCCGTAACCACGGCAGACCCTGGCAGCGACTTTGGCACTAAAGAAGGTTGGAGTGCAATTGGTAGTGGCTTCCTCATCGGCGGCTGCGGCGGTGCGGTTATCGCTGGCGTTCTTTCCTATGCGATTGCCATATTTGCTGGATAAGAATCTATTCACTCAACGATCGCTGTCAATCCCTGATCCCCAAGATTAGAGATTTGAGTAGCTAGCTGAACCCCTCTCTGCAGAAGCAAAGAGGGGTTCTCTTATGAACTGGTAATAGTAGGAATCAAAGATTGACATAGAGTTAGGGGATCAACCCCTAATTCTGTGCGCTGGTGAGCAGCAAATAATCCCGCCTGAGCATGCCACCAAATACCGCTACACAAGCTCTGACAGAGTGACTGCTGATCTCGTTGCTGGCTCAACAGTCCTGCCAAAATGCCCGTGAGCACATCTCCACTGCCTCCACGCGCTAAAGCGGGAGTGCTGTCAGGGTTAATCCATATCGAACCTTGGGGAGGAGCTAGCATCACCCTTGCCCCTTTATAAGCAATGTAAGTGTTACTAGACTGGGCAACGTGCCTCACCATCGACAGCACATCCTGGGATTGCTCATGCGGAAACAAGCGCTTAAATTCCCCTGGATGGGGCGTCAAGATAGTGGGAGCTGACCTAGATTGAAGGCTCTCCGGGCGATGCTGCACTAAAAGGTTAAGCCCATCAGCATCGATGACGAGAGGGCAGGCACAGGTCAACACCTCCCTCAAGACAGCATCTGTTTCTGTTGTCACGCCAGGGCCATAGGCAATGGCATCAAATGAGTCTAAGGATAGTTCTGGAGACAGACTTGCGATCGCACCCCGTTTCGTCTCAGGACAACCCATCACCAAAGCCTCTGGAACAGATTGCAATACCAGGAGTTTCAAAGAGGCGGGCACAGCAATGGTCATCATTCCTACCCCTGTTGCTCGTGCTCCCAGAGCAGCAAGGAGAATGCTGCCAGCATATTTTTGTGAACCGCCAATCAACAAGCAATGCCCTTGCCGATATTTATGGGTATTGGGATGGCGCTGGGTG
The Acaryochloris marina S15 genome window above contains:
- a CDS encoding photosystem I reaction center subunit XI — protein: MTMEMVKHGGDPFVGDLATPVNSSGIVKAWINNLPAYRKGMSANARGLEIGMAHGYYLYGPFATSGPVRGTTMALVSGVLSASCVIIVLTVAMQLYSSLSVPKPRPSVTTADPGSDFGTKEGWSAIGSGFLIGGCGGAVIAGVLSYAIAIFAG
- a CDS encoding NAD(P)H-hydrate dehydratase, producing MSERHRQIQEAVVTAQQMREIESRIFKAGMPVPALMEKVGGLIARRIQALYPYGDVQRLGILVGPGHNGGDALVVARELYFQGYQVQVCRPLPRAKDLTEQHAQYVASLGVEIGQGVEALQQCDVIVDGLFGFGLERVIEGAIADLIHQLNAWPQPIVSIDLPSGLHTDTGAILGTAIQATHTLCLGLWKLGLLQDQSLPYSGQLHLIDFDIPVADIKAVLGSQPEVYRITSVAARAGLPTQRHPNTHKYRQGHCLLIGGSQKYAGSILLAALGARATGVGMMTIAVPASLKLLVLQSVPEALVMGCPETKRGAIASLSPELSLDSFDAIAYGPGVTTETDAVLREVLTCACPLVIDADGLNLLVQHRPESLQSRSAPTILTPHPGEFKRLFPHEQSQDVLSMVRHVAQSSNTYIAYKGARVMLAPPQGSIWINPDSTPALARGGSGDVLTGILAGLLSQQRDQQSLCQSLCSGIWWHAQAGLFAAHQRTELGVDPLTLCQSLIPTITSS